The Vibrio aerogenes nucleotide sequence TTTGAATTTAAGAGTGCTATTCGTGAAGATGCGACTATCTATGATGCGTATAAACAGCTTACCACTCGTTATGATCGAGATATCCCTGAACTATTCAAATACAACACTCTGTGTGTGATTAGTGATGGTGTGAACAGCAAAATGGGGTCGTACTTTGCCCCATACGAGTTCTTTTACTCTTGGCGTAAAATTACGGGTGAAGAGAAGCTAGACAAAGACGGTATTGATTCACTGTTTACGATGATCAGCGGCTTGTTTAACAAGAAACGACTCACTGATGTTATACGTCACTTTATCTACTTTCCTGATACTTCAAGCAAACAAGAAAAGATTGTTTGTCGTTATCCTCAGTATTACGCAGCAACAAAGCTTTTTGCCAATATCAAACAACATATGAAGTGCTTTGATGAGCACGGTAAGTTGGTGAGTGATGACCCTCTTCGTGATGGGAAGGGTGGTACGTATTTTGGTGCGACTGGTTGTGGTAAGAGCTACACCATGTTGTTCTTATCTCGTCTACTGATGAAAGATGTCGAATTGGGTAGCCCAACCATCATTCTCATCACTGACCGTACCGATTTGGATGATCAACTTTCAGGTCAATTCACCAATGCAAAAAGTTACGTGGGTGATCAAAACATCATTAGCGTAGAGAGCCGTGCTGAACTTCGAGAACACCTGAAAGGGCGTAAAAGTGGCGGTGTATTCTTAACTACCATCCATAAATTTACGGAAGATTTGGAATTGCTGACGGAGCGAACCAACGTCATTTGTATCTCGGATGAAGCGCATCGCAGCCAAACCAATTTAGAACAGAAAATTACCGTTACTGAAGACGGCGTGAAAAAGACTTACGGCTTTGCTAAGTATCTTCACGACTCTTTACCAAACGCTACCTATGTCGGTTTTACTGGTACACCGATTGACGCAACGTTGGATGTATTTGGTGCGGTTGTCGATAGCTACACAATGACAGAATCGGTTTACGATGAAATTACTGTTCGTATTGTATATGAAGGCCGAGCTGCAAAAGTGCTACTTGATGGTCGCCAGCTTGATGAAGTCGAAAAATACTATAAAGCCTGTGAAGACGCTGGAACAAACGAATATCAAATAGATAAAAGCAAAACGGCTATGGCGAGTATGTCTACCATACTAGGCGATCCAGATCGTATCAAAGCCATAGCGAAAGACTTTGTTGAGCATTATGAGAATCGTGTTGAAGAAGGGACGACTCAAAAAGGCAAAGCAATGTTCGTTTGTAGCAGTCGTGAAATCGCCTATCAATTGTATAAAGAACTGCTTGAGCTTCGCCCTGAGTGGGATGAAGTAAAAGTCTGTGAAGACGGTACAACTCTATCAGAAAGTGAATCGAGACAAGTGAAGCCGATGGAACGAGTCAAGATGATTATGACTCGTAACAAAGATGATGATAAAGCTCTGTGGAACAAACTCGGTAACAAAGAGTATCGCAAAGAGCTGGATCGTCAGTTTAAAAATGGTAAATCGAACTTCAAAATCGCTATTGTGGTTGATATGTGGTTAACGGGCTTTGATGTGCCGTTCCTCGATACCATCTACATTGATAAGCCTTTGCAAAAGCATAATCTGATCCAAACCATTTCGAGAGTAAACCGTAAATTTGAAGGTAAAGAGAATGGTCTGGTAGTCGATTACATCGGCATAAAAAAACAGATGAACCTTGCACTTTCCCAATACACAGCAGGGCAAGATCAGAACCTGGAAGACATTAAACAGTCGGTCATTATCGTTAAGGATCACCTGAGCCTGTTGGATGGGCTGTTCCATCAGTTCGATTCTAAGCCCTACTTCAATGGTACGCCATTAGAGCAGTTACATTGCTTAAATGCCTCGGCTGATTTTGCACTTAGAACCAAGAAGTTTGAAAAGACGTTTATGGATCTGACCAAACGTCTTAAATCTGCTTATGACATTTGTGTAGGTAGTAGTGAACTGACCAAAGAGCACAAGGACAAGATTCACTATTATCTAGCGGTTCGAACCATCGTATTTAAAATAACTACGGGTGGTGCGCCAGATGTAGAGCAAATGAACCGCAGAGTAAGAGATTTGGTTAAAGATGCTCTGATCAGTGATGGAGTCGAAGAGATCTTTAAGCTGGGCGAGAAAGACGGTGGTGAGATTGATATTTTTGATGATGATTATCTTGCCAAGCTGGAGATGGTCAAACAGCCAAATACAAAACTGCAACTGCTTCAGCAAATGCTTGCTAAAGCGATTGGGGAATTTAAAAAGACCAATAAAGTGAAAGGTGTCGATTTCACCAAGAAAATGAATATGTTGGTGGAAAAGTACAATGAGCGTGACGAGAAGGATGTACTTCGCTCGGAAGTTATTAATGATTTCTCTGATGAAATTATTAATCTTTACAATCAACTCCGTGAAGAAATGGCTTCATTTAGCGAGTTAGGGATAGACTTTGAAGAGAAAGCCTTCTACGACATTTTACTCTCTCTGGCCCATAAATATGACTTCACTTATCCGGAAGACAAGCTGTTGGAGCTTGCGAAACAAGTGAAAGTTGTCATTGATGACAAGGCTAAATATACCGATTGGAATAAGCGGGATGATATTCGGGCTGAATTACATTTTGATTTAATCATCTTGCTTGATGAGTGGGGTTATCCTCCGATTGACCGGGATGAAGTATACAAAGAGATTTTTGAGCAGGCTGAAAATTTTAAAGCTCATCGTTCTGTTTCGTAAACTTTGAAAAGATCAGAAACATCCGGGAAAAACAAATATAACTCGGGGTTAATTCTGAGAAAATGTAGAAATAAGCTGTACATAAAGTATTTAATTTAAATTAGTTAGGTCAGTGGCTGGGGATATTATTGTGATAAGTATAAATCAGGTTCAGGCATTGCTCAGAGCTCAAATCAATTTAAACAATCTGACTTTGAGTGAAAGTGAAATTATTGAAAGCGCCCAGAGAATACGGGACGTTATTGCCGGGGAAATGGAGTATCCCGATTGGGATACAAGAGATGAGATCATCGCAACTATTCAATTTGAAATCGCGAAAACAAGCAATAATGAATCCTTTATTGCATCAATGACTGATGAATTAATCTCATTGGCAAAAAAAGCTGAACGTTGTGGATGGTTTGTTGGTGCTATGTATGGAAAAGATGATCAGCTTCCCCGGTTTCTTGATGAAGGGATTTGGCAGAATGGTTATGAGGATAAGTATCTCGATTTAGTGCGCTCTATGGCCGTTGGAGACCGGATAGCCATAAAGTCTGCTTATACGAAAAAACGTAATTTACCTTTTGATAATCAAGGGCATTTTGTTTCTGTGATGGCGATTAAAGCTATTGGAACGATTGTCAGAAATATGAATGATGGGCAGACGGTTGAAGTTGAATGGGACAAAGCTTTCTCAGAACCACGTGAATGGTATTTTTACACGGGTAGAAGCACCATCTGGAAAGTCGATGATCATCATTGGATGAGCGAAGCGCTACTTGATTTTACTTTTGACAATAGGCCTCAGGATTATAAACGGTTTTGTGAAGCACCCTATTGGAAAGAGCGTTTTAGTCAGAATATTAAACAAGATACCCGCTTTAAATGGACTCGTTTTTATGAGGCCTTTGCATCAGCTTTACGCCAACATCAGGATAATCGTACGAAACTGACTCAATTTGTGACTAAACTTGCTGAAGAATTTGAACTGTCTTATATCCATGGAAAAAATCTAAAGGATATTTGTCCGTTTACCGTGATGGGAATTTTTAACCGGGGGATGACTGAGCAAAACCGGAAGGCAATTGCGGAAACGTTGGCCTTGTTTCTCGGGGTTGATGAATCATTGCCAGAATCCTTTGAGGGGATTCCTGTGCTGAATAATCAGAAATCATGGTTCTTTGCTGGTGAGCATGAGCGGCAAGATACTGATATTGATCATTTATGGTCTTTGTTTTCGGTTGCTCAGGACTTTTCAGATGAGCCCAATGATGAGAAGCAGCAATTATTTATCGACTTTTACAATAATGTCTCTGCTCAAAAAGGGGTTGGCTGGAACCTGTCGATGGGGCTTTACTGGATCCGGCCATGGCATTATTTACCTTTAGATGCGCAATCACGATCTTACTTTGCGTCGCTTGGTTTGAAGCTTGACAGAAATGGAGCAAAAGGAAGGTGTTCCGGTGCCGATTATCTGAAAGCCATGGAAGACTTAGACGCCAGATTTAATGAAGAAAAATTCCCAGTAAACAGTTTTCCTGAATTTTCTTTGAAAGCATGGCAAATACCTGTGAAACCAGAGGTGAAACCAGATAGCTGGAAGGCTTTGATTCTGGAGCGCATTAAAGCGTTATGTTGTGAACAGAACTCAGAAACATTTACCCGTGAACAATTTCATCACCGTTACCTTCCTGAATTAAAATCGCTTTTTCCTGAGAATAATTCACCAGATATGACGATAGATCGGCAGATGCAAATTCTGCGTGATGAACATATCGTTGGCTTTCTTGAAAGAGGGCAATATGAATGGTATGGATTTGAAGAAGAATCTGAACCATCAGCTAAACCAGAAGCTTTTGATAAATATTCCGTGGATGAAGTGATTCAGGATGGATGTTTTCTGGGTAAAAGAGAGATTACCGCACTTGTAAAACGTCTCAGGGATAAAAAGAATCTGATTTTGCAAGGAGCGCCGGGAACGGGTAAGACTTGGCTGGCGAAAAGACTTGCTTTCGCATTAATCGGTGAAAAACGAGAGAATCATGTAACAGCGGTGCAGTTTCATCCGAATTTATCATATGAAGATTTCATTCGCGGTTGGCGTCCGACAGGTGATGGTCAGTTATCTTTATGTGATGGGCCGTTTCTTGACGTTGTAAAACAAGCGAAAGAAGAGCCTCAGCAGACTTTTGTCATTGTGATTGAAGAGATTAACCGAGGAAATCCAGCTCAAATCTTTGGTGAAATGCTGACATTGCTCGAAGCCGATAAACGAACACCGAATGAGGCTCTGTCACTGAGTTATTCCAAAGATGGCGAAGAAAAGATTTTTATTCCCGGAAATCTTTATGTGATTGGCACCATGAATATTGCTGATCGCTCTCTGGCATTGGTGGATTTAGCTTTGCGGCGACGGTTTGCATTTATCAATCTGACACCTGCTCTGGGTGATACCTGGCGGCGCTGGGTGATGAAAGAAAATAATATTGATGAGAGTTTCCTCAGACAAATTGAATCCAGACTGATTGCTTTAAATCAGCAGATATCTGACGATCCGAAGTTAGGGAAACAGTTCCAGATTGGTCACAGTTATGTCACCCCTTCTTTTCACAATACGATCGAAGACCCAAACCAATGGTTTAAAGATGTAGTTGAGACTGAGATTTATCCACTCCTGGAAGAATATTGGTTTGATTCAATGACAGATGCGAAAAATGCAAGAAAAGCATTGTTAGAGGGTTTATGAGCCAAACCAGCAATGATCTCCGGGGCTATGTTGGAAAAATACCAGTGAGAAATCTGTGGCTGTTGATGCTTTATGCATCTGAGACGAGATTTCTTATTCCTCAGTTATCCAGTGATGAAATATCTGTTGATAATCCTGCAAATCTTATTGCAGAAGTATTGTGTGATTTGGTTAAACATCGGCTTAAGAAGAATTTATCCTCTGCTTTTGTCACTTCGGAACGGGAAGTTAACCGGGTTCGGGGCCGGATTCATTTGTTGAAGTCCGAACGCCGGATGTCATTGGCGAAAGG carries:
- a CDS encoding type I restriction endonuclease subunit R, whose amino-acid sequence is MKFTEERLEQAIIELLGKEGYPHTRGEMIKRAPEDVLIKSDLREFLAKRYQAEGITAYEIEQIIHKLEYLPASDLYDTNKAIMKFVSDGFLLKREDASQKDLYIQLIDYSSVAGASLSAEGSVSQDNNIYRIVNQMEIQGYEQRIPDGILYINGLPLVVFEFKSAIREDATIYDAYKQLTTRYDRDIPELFKYNTLCVISDGVNSKMGSYFAPYEFFYSWRKITGEEKLDKDGIDSLFTMISGLFNKKRLTDVIRHFIYFPDTSSKQEKIVCRYPQYYAATKLFANIKQHMKCFDEHGKLVSDDPLRDGKGGTYFGATGCGKSYTMLFLSRLLMKDVELGSPTIILITDRTDLDDQLSGQFTNAKSYVGDQNIISVESRAELREHLKGRKSGGVFLTTIHKFTEDLELLTERTNVICISDEAHRSQTNLEQKITVTEDGVKKTYGFAKYLHDSLPNATYVGFTGTPIDATLDVFGAVVDSYTMTESVYDEITVRIVYEGRAAKVLLDGRQLDEVEKYYKACEDAGTNEYQIDKSKTAMASMSTILGDPDRIKAIAKDFVEHYENRVEEGTTQKGKAMFVCSSREIAYQLYKELLELRPEWDEVKVCEDGTTLSESESRQVKPMERVKMIMTRNKDDDKALWNKLGNKEYRKELDRQFKNGKSNFKIAIVVDMWLTGFDVPFLDTIYIDKPLQKHNLIQTISRVNRKFEGKENGLVVDYIGIKKQMNLALSQYTAGQDQNLEDIKQSVIIVKDHLSLLDGLFHQFDSKPYFNGTPLEQLHCLNASADFALRTKKFEKTFMDLTKRLKSAYDICVGSSELTKEHKDKIHYYLAVRTIVFKITTGGAPDVEQMNRRVRDLVKDALISDGVEEIFKLGEKDGGEIDIFDDDYLAKLEMVKQPNTKLQLLQQMLAKAIGEFKKTNKVKGVDFTKKMNMLVEKYNERDEKDVLRSEVINDFSDEIINLYNQLREEMASFSELGIDFEEKAFYDILLSLAHKYDFTYPEDKLLELAKQVKVVIDDKAKYTDWNKRDDIRAELHFDLIILLDEWGYPPIDRDEVYKEIFEQAENFKAHRSVS
- a CDS encoding AAA family ATPase; the encoded protein is MISINQVQALLRAQINLNNLTLSESEIIESAQRIRDVIAGEMEYPDWDTRDEIIATIQFEIAKTSNNESFIASMTDELISLAKKAERCGWFVGAMYGKDDQLPRFLDEGIWQNGYEDKYLDLVRSMAVGDRIAIKSAYTKKRNLPFDNQGHFVSVMAIKAIGTIVRNMNDGQTVEVEWDKAFSEPREWYFYTGRSTIWKVDDHHWMSEALLDFTFDNRPQDYKRFCEAPYWKERFSQNIKQDTRFKWTRFYEAFASALRQHQDNRTKLTQFVTKLAEEFELSYIHGKNLKDICPFTVMGIFNRGMTEQNRKAIAETLALFLGVDESLPESFEGIPVLNNQKSWFFAGEHERQDTDIDHLWSLFSVAQDFSDEPNDEKQQLFIDFYNNVSAQKGVGWNLSMGLYWIRPWHYLPLDAQSRSYFASLGLKLDRNGAKGRCSGADYLKAMEDLDARFNEEKFPVNSFPEFSLKAWQIPVKPEVKPDSWKALILERIKALCCEQNSETFTREQFHHRYLPELKSLFPENNSPDMTIDRQMQILRDEHIVGFLERGQYEWYGFEEESEPSAKPEAFDKYSVDEVIQDGCFLGKREITALVKRLRDKKNLILQGAPGTGKTWLAKRLAFALIGEKRENHVTAVQFHPNLSYEDFIRGWRPTGDGQLSLCDGPFLDVVKQAKEEPQQTFVIVIEEINRGNPAQIFGEMLTLLEADKRTPNEALSLSYSKDGEEKIFIPGNLYVIGTMNIADRSLALVDLALRRRFAFINLTPALGDTWRRWVMKENNIDESFLRQIESRLIALNQQISDDPKLGKQFQIGHSYVTPSFHNTIEDPNQWFKDVVETEIYPLLEEYWFDSMTDAKNARKALLEGL